In Cheilinus undulatus linkage group 24, ASM1832078v1, whole genome shotgun sequence, a single window of DNA contains:
- the LOC121506019 gene encoding ras-related protein Rab-9A-like produces the protein MTTKSALLKVILLGDGGVGKSSLMNRYVTNKFDSHLFHTIGVEFLNKELEVDGHHVTLQIWDTAGQERFRSLRTPFYRGSDCCLLTFSVDDGQSFHNLSNWKKEFTYYADVKDPDSFPFVVLGNKLDVPERQVSGEDARKWCRENGGHPYFETSAKDATNVASAFEEAVRRILALDDRADHLIHTDTVDLQRKSPPDPTCC, from the coding sequence ATGACGACCAAATCAGCACTTCTCAAGGTGATCCTCCTGGGAGACGGCGGTGTCGGCAAGTCATCACTCATGAACCGCTACGTCACCAACAAGTTCGACTCCCACCTCTTCCACACAATCGGCGTGGAGTTCCTCAACAAGGAGCTGGAGGTCGACGGCCACCATGTAACGCTGCAGATCTGGGACACGGCAGGCCAGGAGCGCTTCCGCAGCCTGCGCACGCCATTCTACCGAGGCTCCGACTGCTGCCTGCTGACCTTTAGCGTGGACGACGGGCAGAGCTTCCACAACCTGTCCAACTGGAAGAAGGAGTTCACGTACTACGCCGACGTAAAGGACCCGGACAGCTTCCCCTTTGTGGTGCTCGGCAACAAACTGGACGTACCTGAGCGGCAGGTGTCAGGGGAGGATGCACGGAAATGGTGCCGTGAGAACGGCGGACATCCTTACTTTGAGACAAGCGCTAAGGATGCTACAAATGTAGCTTCTGCCTTCGAGGAGGCAGTGCGCCGCATCTTGGCGCTGGATGACAGAGCTGATCACCTGATCCACACTGACACAGTGGACCTGCAGAGGAAAAGCCCGCCTGACCCCACCTGCTGCTGA